A stretch of the Acanthochromis polyacanthus isolate Apoly-LR-REF ecotype Palm Island chromosome 22, KAUST_Apoly_ChrSc, whole genome shotgun sequence genome encodes the following:
- the LOC110964743 gene encoding fidgetin-like gives MISSSSVYGLKMQWTPEHSQWAEQHFDISSTTRSPAHKAEAYRAVPGHLQRSATYQYAWANDDISALTASNLLKKYAEKYSGILEMPGSYSEAPGVMNGRKGESEPWQDGVYPMSCIPEGVSIRKGGVAAASEVVSGMCSSPGLASSTLSEPSYSSSSCGSHTATALHSSSMPSQEYGPAYSGSYLHSSYSSQSAPTPALPSPLHSSGLLQPPPPPPSHPTLVPAYNGGSPNLSSYNYPPAGYPAQSSVGPGYSPGGAPPPSSYLPSGIAAPTPLPPSSALPGYPYQSHNLTPIAPTPLNSSSSNSLKRKAFYMTGQGEIDSSYGNFGYSQARSSAESPMYRVADSSSANGGSNSTAGFDRSAEKSSLPFNPQKQSTMPSEQQQQRKYSSQAAGGPLTPPGYVSSTLVGSRSADSLASFTSPSLSEQGADDHRLHLSHSAPGPTSSSSTSSSRPAEEQLKTSDPHLLDMVTSEIVQQGPPVDWSDIAGLELAKATLKEEVLWPILRPDMFSSLGPAPRCVLLFGPRGSGRTLLGRCLASQLGAPFLQLSGSTLATKWVAEGEKIIRASFLVARCRQPSVLFISEVDMLLSAHLSEESPINRLKGELLAQLDSLLMGSGEDGTNQVLVVCSTSRPQDMDEGLRRYFARRVLVPLPDSAARHQIMNQLLVQSQHKYCLSEEELALLVQRTEGFSGLDLARLCQEALVGLLHASAQGMDMTGMMPRGQIRPLTYQDIESVFCKFQASISQKEIDTYTEWNKMFGCSQ, from the coding sequence GCTTAAAGATGCAGTGGACCCCAGAGCACAGCCAGTGGGCCGAGCAGCATTTCGACATCTCCTCCACCACGCGGTCGCCGGCCCACAAGGCTGAGGCGTACCGGGCGGTACCCGGCCACCTGCAGCGCTCAGCCACGTACCAGTATGCCTGGGCCAATGACGACATCTCCGCCCTCACCGCCTCCAACCTGCTGAAGAAGTACGCCGAGAAGTACTCCGGTATCCTGGAGATGCCGGGCTCTTACTCCGAGGCACCCGGCGTGATGAACGGACGAAAAGGCGAATCGGAGCCCTGGCAGGACGGCGTCTACCCCATGAGCTGCATCCCAGAGGGGGTTTCCATCAGAAAGGGAGGCGTGGCGGCGGCTTCAGAGGTGGTGTCTGGCATGTGCAGCTCCCCGGGCCTGGCCTCCAGCACCCTGAGCGAGCCCAGCTactccagcagcagctgtggCAGCCACACGGCCACGGCGCTGCACTCCTCCTCCATGCCCTCTCAGGAATACGGCCCGGCCTACAGCGGCTCCTACCTGCACAGTAGTTACAGCTCCCAGTCTGCCCCCACCCCGGCACTTCCGTCCCCGCTGCACAGCTCTGGGCTTCTGCAGccgccccctcctcctccctcccaccCCACTTTGGTTCCAGCTTACAACGGAGGCTCCCCGAACTTGTCTAGTTATAATTACCCCCCAGCAGGCTACCCCGCTCAGAGCTCAGTCGGGCCGGGCTACAGCCCTGGGGGAGCGCCCCCTCCCTCCTCATACCTGCCCTCAGGCATTGCTGCACCTAcaccccttcctccctcttCTGCTTTACCTGGATACCCGTACCAGAGCCACAACCTGACCCCAATTGCCCCCACCCCTCTCAACAGTAGCTCCTCCAACTCTCTGAAGAGGAAAGCCTTCTACATGACAGGCCAAGGAGAGATAGACTCCTCTTATGGTAACTTTGGCTACAGCCAGGCCCGGAGCTCTGCTGAGAGCCCCATGTACAGGGTAGCAGACAGCAGCAGCGCTAACGGAGGCTCCAACAGCACCGCTGGATTTGACAGGAGTGCCGAGAAGTCCTCTTTACCTTTTAATCCTCAGAAACAGTCCACGATGccgtcagagcagcagcagcagaggaagtaCAGCAGCCAGGCGGCAGGCGGGCCGCTGACTCCACCCGGCTACGTCTCCTCCACCCTGGTGGGTTCCCGCTCGGCGGACTCTCTGGCCAGCTTCACCTCCCCTTCCCTCAGCGAGCAAGGTGCTGATGATCACCGTCTCCACCTGTCCCACTCAGCTCCAGGGCCTACCTCCTCCTCATCCACGTCCTCCTCCCGGCCTGCTGAAGAGCAGCTAAAAACCAGTGACCCTCACCTCCTGGACATGGTTACCTCTGAAATCGTTCAGCAGGGCCCACCGGTGGATTGGAGTGACATTGCAGGTCTAGAACTGGCCAAGGCTACCTTGAAGGAGGAGGTCCTGTGGCCCATTCTGCGTCCGGACATGTTTAGCAGTTTAGGGCCCGCCCCACGCTGCGTGTTGCTGTTTGGCCCCAGGGGCAGCGGCAGGACGTTGCTGGGCCGCTGTCTGGCCAGTCAGCTGGGAGCACCGTTCCTCCAGCTCAGCGGCTCCACGTTGGCCACCAAGTGGGTGGCAGAGGGAGAAAAAATTATCCGAGCATCGTTCCTGGTGGCGCGCTGCCGGCAGCCCTCAGTACTGTTTATTAGTGAGGTGGACATGCTCCTGTCAGCCCACCTCAGCGAGGAGAGCCCCATCAACCGGCTGAAGGGGGAGCTACTGGCTCAGCTGGACTCGCTTCTTATGGGCTCAGGGGAGGATGGAACCAACCAAGTGCTGGTGGTTTGCTCGACAAGCAGACCCCAGGACATGGACGAAGGGCTGCGCAGGTACTTTGCTCGGAGGGTCCTGGTGCCCCTACCGGACAGTGCGGCCCGACACCAGATCATGAACCAGCTCCTGGTCCAGTCTCAGCACAAATACTGCTTGAGTGAGGAGGAGCTGGCGCTGCTGGTCCAGCGTACGGAGGGTTTCTCTGGACTGGATCTGGCCAGACTGTGCCAGGAGGCCCTCGTGGGTCTGTTACACGCCTCTGCACAGGGCATGGACATGACGGGTATGATGCCCAGGGGACAGATCAGACCCCTCACCTACCAGGACATTGAGAGTGTCTTTTGTAAATTCCAAGCCAGTATATCGCAGAAAGAGATTGACACGTACACCGAGTGGAACAAAATGTTCGGCTGCAGTCAGTGA